From a region of the Fischerella sp. JS2 genome:
- a CDS encoding class I SAM-dependent methyltransferase, with translation MSTSKFDFESLFNEDYLYFYKPLITLERTERNVELIWRLLSLEAGMTVLDLACGHGRIANQLAKHGCNVTGLDATALFLDKARQDAVAAGVEVEYIQGDMRSIPWTERFNFVINWFTAFGYFEDEQNRQVLLQADCALKTGGKLLIDIQNLYRILKNFHPAFVTEREGNYMIDTNRYDISTGRTYNERIIIRNGQMRRFNFFVRHFTFTELRDWLYQAGFRQVEVYGHDGEPFALDSRRMIVVATK, from the coding sequence ATGAGTACAAGCAAATTTGATTTTGAAAGTTTGTTCAATGAAGATTATCTTTACTTCTACAAACCTTTAATAACATTGGAGCGTACTGAGCGAAATGTTGAATTAATTTGGCGTTTGCTGAGTCTAGAAGCAGGAATGACTGTATTAGATTTAGCTTGTGGACATGGAAGAATTGCCAATCAACTTGCTAAACACGGCTGCAACGTGACAGGACTTGATGCTACAGCTTTATTTTTAGACAAAGCTCGTCAAGATGCAGTAGCTGCTGGTGTAGAGGTAGAATACATTCAAGGCGATATGCGTTCTATTCCTTGGACAGAACGTTTCAATTTTGTTATCAACTGGTTCACTGCCTTCGGTTATTTTGAGGATGAACAAAACCGCCAAGTACTCCTCCAAGCTGATTGTGCCTTGAAAACAGGCGGTAAACTATTAATTGATATTCAAAACTTGTACCGTATTTTAAAAAACTTTCATCCTGCCTTTGTTACTGAACGTGAAGGCAATTACATGATTGATACTAACCGCTACGATATCTCTACTGGTCGCACATATAACGAACGAATTATCATCCGTAATGGACAGATGCGTCGCTTCAATTTCTTTGTTCGCCATTTTACCTTTACAGAACTCCGCGACTGGTTATATCAAGCAGGTTTTCGTCAGGTTGAGGTTTACGGACACGATGGTGAGCCATTTGCACTTGATAGCCGCAGAATGATTGTAGTAGCAACAAAATGA
- a CDS encoding MoxR family ATPase, whose amino-acid sequence MRDKIDALTQNLAYTIVGKNEAIRLVLVALLAGGHALLEDVPGVGKTLLAKALARSIDGKFQRLQCTPDLLPTDITGTNIWNPKSGEFHFLPGPVFANVLLTDEINRATPRTQSALLEVMEEQQVTADGVSRAVPTPFFVIATQNPIEYQGTFPLPEAQMDRFMLSLSLGYPCEAEELQMLQRLDKGVNVADLQPCISLAEVQQLRQIVAQIKVDISLQQYILDLVRATRCDEEITLGVSPRGTVALHRATQALAFLLGRDYAIPDDVKFLAPHVLCHRLIPAGGRSAKTVMERLLRAIPIP is encoded by the coding sequence ATGAGAGACAAAATTGACGCCCTCACACAAAATTTGGCTTACACTATTGTTGGCAAAAATGAGGCAATACGCTTAGTTCTAGTTGCTTTACTCGCTGGTGGTCATGCTTTGCTCGAAGATGTTCCGGGAGTCGGTAAAACTCTCTTAGCAAAAGCACTCGCCCGTTCAATTGATGGCAAGTTTCAAAGACTACAATGCACCCCTGATTTACTACCAACCGACATCACAGGCACTAATATCTGGAATCCTAAAAGCGGCGAATTTCACTTTCTCCCCGGCCCAGTATTTGCCAATGTCTTGTTAACTGATGAAATTAACCGCGCTACACCCCGCACTCAATCGGCTTTACTAGAAGTTATGGAAGAACAGCAGGTAACAGCCGATGGTGTCTCCCGTGCTGTTCCCACACCATTTTTTGTGATTGCTACTCAAAACCCCATCGAATACCAAGGTACTTTTCCTCTGCCAGAAGCACAGATGGACAGGTTTATGCTGTCCTTGAGTTTGGGTTATCCTTGCGAAGCAGAAGAACTACAAATGCTGCAACGCCTGGATAAGGGAGTGAATGTTGCCGATTTACAACCTTGTATTAGCTTGGCAGAAGTCCAACAATTGCGGCAAATCGTAGCTCAAATCAAGGTAGATATTTCCTTGCAACAGTATATCCTTGACTTAGTGCGGGCGACGCGATGCGATGAGGAAATTACCTTGGGGGTAAGTCCCCGTGGTACGGTAGCATTACATCGAGCTACTCAAGCACTGGCTTTTTTATTGGGACGTGATTATGCTATTCCCGATGACGTGAAATTTCTCGCTCCTCATGTTCTTTGTCATCGTCTCATCCCTGCAGGTGGACGCAGTGCTAAAACTGTGATGGAAAGATTATTGCGGGCCATACCAATTCCTTAA
- a CDS encoding bifunctional riboflavin kinase/FAD synthetase, whose translation MPNLSQNGYSVWVTSSPELALTPTAVALGKFDGVHRGHQRVIQPILPPFRKDGEKDDEEMGRLGDGEKLTPPLHHPISLSQKPHNDSIFSTVVTFDPHPQEFFTGKPRSLLTPLDEKVHQLRSLGVQQLVLLPFDKELCALTPEEFVEKILVQQLQAVQISVGQDFRFGSKRSGTARDLQLIGAKYNIPVTIASLETCAESQENNIQVYQQTRISSSLIREILTSGDIERANQLLGRPYTLIGTVIKGQQVGRTIGFPTANLELPKDKFLPHHGVYAVRVFTVSEILDITGNGYLGVMNIGNRPTVNGIHLSVEVHLFDWFGDLYGKKLAVHLEKFLRPEQKFPNLEALKTQIQLDCNAARAFFKC comes from the coding sequence GTGCCAAATTTGTCTCAAAATGGGTATTCTGTGTGGGTAACATCTTCACCTGAATTGGCTCTCACGCCAACTGCTGTCGCGCTTGGCAAGTTTGACGGTGTACATCGTGGTCATCAACGAGTGATCCAACCAATTCTGCCACCGTTTAGGAAAGATGGGGAGAAAGATGATGAGGAGATGGGGAGATTGGGAGATGGGGAGAAACTCACCCCACCACTCCATCACCCCATCTCCCTATCACAAAAACCCCACAACGATTCCATCTTTTCGACCGTCGTCACCTTCGATCCTCATCCCCAAGAGTTTTTTACAGGTAAACCCAGGAGTTTGCTCACACCATTGGATGAAAAAGTCCATCAGTTGCGATCGCTTGGAGTACAACAACTGGTACTATTACCTTTCGATAAAGAACTATGTGCTTTGACTCCAGAAGAATTTGTAGAAAAAATTCTCGTTCAACAATTACAAGCAGTACAAATTAGCGTCGGGCAAGATTTTCGTTTTGGCTCTAAACGTAGTGGTACTGCTCGTGACTTACAACTTATTGGTGCTAAATACAACATTCCTGTTACTATCGCCTCTCTAGAAACTTGTGCAGAATCTCAAGAAAATAATATCCAGGTGTACCAACAGACCCGCATTAGCAGTTCACTTATCCGCGAAATTCTTACTAGTGGCGACATTGAACGAGCAAACCAATTGTTGGGACGACCTTACACCCTCATCGGTACTGTGATTAAAGGTCAACAAGTTGGCAGAACTATTGGATTTCCCACCGCTAACCTGGAATTACCCAAAGACAAGTTTCTGCCTCACCACGGTGTTTATGCAGTCCGTGTTTTTACTGTGAGTGAAATATTAGATATTACAGGAAATGGCTATTTGGGTGTCATGAATATAGGTAATCGCCCCACAGTTAATGGTATTCATCTTTCGGTAGAAGTACATCTGTTTGATTGGTTTGGTGATTTATATGGTAAAAAGCTGGCGGTGCATCTTGAAAAGTTTTTACGACCAGAGCAAAAATTTCCTAATCTAGAAGCACTCAAAACACAAATTCAACTAGACTGTAATGCCGCTAGAGCTTTTTTTAAGTGTTAA
- a CDS encoding MBL fold metallo-hydrolase: MSRIENQFTVHFWGVRGSIPCPGSNTVHYGGNTPCVEMQVDGKRLIFDGGTGLHVLGQSLLPKMPIEAHIFFTHSHWDHMQGFPFFTPGFVRGNTFHIYGAIAPDGSTVEQRLNDQMLHPNFPVPLQIMQANLDFYDVIPGQAIGIDDITVETAPLNHPGEAVGYRVNWRGGAAVYITDTEHFADRLDENVLWLARDADILIYDSTYTDEEYHSPTNPKIGWGHSTWQEAVKVAKAANVKTLVIFHHDPAHNDEFLDRVGEEACRKFSGAVMAREGMVLQVPVSVPLSESFPISKFSM, from the coding sequence ATGTCAAGGATAGAGAACCAATTTACCGTGCATTTTTGGGGCGTTCGTGGCAGTATCCCCTGTCCGGGATCAAACACAGTCCATTACGGAGGTAATACCCCTTGCGTTGAAATGCAAGTGGATGGCAAACGCTTAATTTTTGATGGTGGCACGGGACTGCATGTGCTAGGGCAATCTTTGTTGCCCAAAATGCCTATAGAAGCTCACATATTTTTCACTCACTCCCATTGGGATCACATGCAAGGTTTTCCCTTTTTTACACCGGGCTTTGTGAGGGGAAATACATTTCATATTTATGGAGCGATCGCTCCTGATGGTTCAACCGTAGAACAGCGTCTCAATGACCAGATGCTGCATCCAAATTTTCCTGTTCCCTTGCAAATAATGCAGGCAAACTTAGATTTCTACGATGTTATACCAGGACAAGCTATAGGTATTGATGATATTACCGTAGAAACGGCTCCACTTAATCATCCAGGTGAAGCAGTTGGATACCGAGTCAATTGGCGTGGTGGTGCTGCTGTTTACATTACGGATACCGAACATTTTGCAGATAGGCTGGATGAAAATGTCCTGTGGCTAGCCCGTGACGCCGATATCCTGATCTACGATTCCACATATACTGATGAAGAATATCATTCACCGACCAATCCTAAAATTGGTTGGGGACATTCTACATGGCAAGAAGCTGTGAAGGTAGCTAAAGCCGCCAATGTTAAGACACTAGTAATTTTTCACCACGATCCTGCTCATAATGATGAATTTTTAGATCGGGTAGGGGAAGAAGCATGTCGGAAATTTTCTGGTGCAGTTATGGCACGGGAAGGAATGGTGCTTCAGGTTCCTGTTTCAGTTCCTTTATCAGAATCTTTTCCTATTAGTAAGTTTTCTATGTAG
- the surE gene encoding 5'/3'-nucleotidase SurE produces MKLLISNDDGIYALGIRTLANTLVKAGHEVTVVCPDRERSATGHGLTLHQPIRAEIVESIFHPAVKAWACDGTPSDCVKLALWALLDSPPDLVISGINQGANLGTEILYSGTVSAAMEGLIEGIPSVALSLTSFSSKDFQPAAKFAKILVEYLAAKPLVDLMLLNVNIPAVTWEEISGVAITRQGVRRYVDVFDKRIDPRGKTYYWLTGEILEDIEPPVGLNLPQDIPMDVHVIRDNYISVTPLKYNLTYGTGLHQLSQWNFKLK; encoded by the coding sequence ATGAAATTACTAATTAGTAACGATGACGGTATTTATGCCTTGGGTATTCGTACCCTTGCTAATACATTGGTAAAAGCAGGACATGAAGTAACTGTAGTTTGTCCAGATCGAGAACGTTCGGCCACTGGACATGGGCTGACATTACATCAACCAATTCGCGCTGAAATTGTCGAGTCTATTTTTCATCCTGCCGTCAAAGCTTGGGCTTGTGATGGTACTCCCTCTGACTGTGTAAAATTAGCACTATGGGCTTTACTTGATTCTCCTCCCGATTTGGTTATTTCTGGTATTAATCAAGGTGCGAATTTGGGAACAGAAATTCTTTATTCTGGTACTGTTTCCGCAGCAATGGAGGGCTTAATTGAAGGTATTCCCAGTGTAGCACTTAGTCTTACTAGTTTCTCTTCTAAAGATTTTCAACCCGCAGCGAAATTTGCCAAAATCTTAGTAGAATATCTGGCAGCAAAACCTTTGGTAGATTTGATGTTGCTTAACGTTAACATTCCTGCTGTGACGTGGGAAGAAATCTCCGGAGTTGCCATCACTCGCCAAGGAGTGCGACGCTATGTTGATGTTTTTGATAAAAGAATTGATCCGCGTGGTAAGACTTACTACTGGTTAACGGGAGAGATTTTAGAAGATATAGAACCACCAGTAGGTTTGAATTTGCCTCAAGATATACCTATGGACGTACACGTCATCCGTGATAACTACATTAGTGTGACGCCATTAAAATACAACCTGACCTACGGCACAGGGTTGCATCAATTATCTCAGTGGAACTTTAAACTAAAGTAA
- a CDS encoding ATP-dependent DNA helicase RecQ — protein MNNSAIISWNDVLVAFQKIWGYKDFRSPQGEIIRSLLAKNDALIIMPTGGGKSICFQLPALLQTGLTLVVSPLVALMENQVQELRHRNLSAALLHSELPSWQRRKILQALEEQKLRLLYLSPETLFSPPVWQILCQPQLIINGLILDEAHCLVQWGDTFRPAYRRIGAVRPALLKSKPTGTKITLAAFTATAGPLAQKIIQETLQLNQPAVFLLDPYRPNLNPRVRLVWTPRGRKQQLLKFIREKQQTTGLVYVRSRQDSENLAAWLQQMGYVTASYHAGLSAEERRLIETAWIEGKMPFVVCTSAFGMGINKSDVRWVVHFHAPLLLSEYVQEIGRAGRDGKTAETLTLVSEPTGWLDPQDKQRQKFFENKMRSQQQQAQQLIKKLPKTGEINAVTRQHPDAAIALSLLHSTGQLNWLDPFHYTTIVSGTKSQPVSQLHAAKEMNKYLTTKQCRWQFLLNAFGFHQKGENWRCGHCDNCQ, from the coding sequence ATGAATAACTCTGCAATAATATCCTGGAATGACGTTTTGGTTGCATTTCAAAAAATTTGGGGTTACAAAGATTTTCGATCGCCACAGGGAGAAATCATCCGTAGTTTATTGGCAAAAAATGATGCACTAATTATCATGCCTACTGGTGGCGGAAAATCTATTTGCTTTCAGTTACCGGCATTGTTACAAACAGGATTAACTTTAGTGGTTTCGCCTTTAGTAGCGCTGATGGAAAATCAAGTCCAAGAACTACGCCATCGTAATTTAAGCGCTGCACTTTTACATAGCGAATTACCCTCTTGGCAGCGACGAAAAATTTTACAAGCTTTAGAAGAACAAAAGTTGAGATTATTATATTTATCGCCAGAAACTTTATTTAGCCCCCCTGTATGGCAAATATTATGCCAGCCACAACTTATAATTAATGGCTTGATTTTAGATGAGGCGCATTGTTTAGTGCAATGGGGAGACACTTTTAGACCCGCCTATCGAAGAATTGGGGCAGTGCGGCCAGCATTGTTAAAATCAAAACCAACAGGAACAAAAATAACGCTAGCCGCTTTCACTGCCACCGCCGGTCCTCTAGCCCAAAAAATAATCCAAGAAACTTTACAACTAAACCAACCAGCAGTTTTTCTTTTAGACCCTTATCGTCCTAATCTTAACCCAAGAGTCCGATTAGTTTGGACTCCAAGAGGCAGAAAGCAACAATTATTAAAATTTATCAGAGAAAAACAACAAACAACGGGATTAGTTTACGTTCGCAGCAGGCAAGATAGCGAAAATTTAGCTGCATGGCTGCAACAGATGGGTTATGTGACAGCCAGTTATCACGCAGGATTGAGTGCAGAAGAACGACGCCTGATTGAAACTGCTTGGATAGAAGGGAAAATGCCATTTGTTGTTTGTACTTCTGCTTTTGGTATGGGGATAAACAAATCAGATGTGCGTTGGGTGGTTCATTTTCACGCACCTTTGTTGTTATCGGAGTATGTACAAGAAATTGGACGCGCCGGACGAGATGGTAAAACAGCAGAAACGTTAACTTTGGTAAGTGAACCTACAGGGTGGTTAGATCCACAGGACAAGCAAAGACAGAAATTTTTTGAGAATAAAATGCGATCGCAACAGCAACAAGCACAGCAATTAATCAAAAAATTACCAAAAACAGGGGAAATAAACGCAGTCACACGACAACATCCTGATGCTGCTATTGCTCTTTCTCTTCTACACAGTACTGGTCAACTCAACTGGCTTGACCCTTTTCACTACACCACCATTGTGTCAGGTACGAAAAGTCAGCCTGTAAGTCAATTGCACGCCGCCAAGGAGATGAATAAATATCTGACTACCAAGCAGTGTCGTTGGCAGTTTTTGTTAAATGCCTTTGGTTTTCATCAAAAAGGTGAAAATTGGCGTTGTGGTCATTGTGATAATTGTCAATAG
- a CDS encoding 2-isopropylmalate synthase, protein MKTQPEKIIIFDTTLRDGEQCPGATLNIDEKLAIAKQLSRLGVDVIEAGFAFASPGDFEAVNKIAQIVGTENGPVICSLARARQEDIKAAAQAIAPAAKKRIHTFIATSDIHLKYKLRKSRQEVLVIAEEMVAYAKSFTDDIEFSPEDAGRSDPEFLYEVLEKAIAAGATTVNIPDTVGYTTPTEFGALIKGIKENVPNIDQAIISVHGHNDLGLAVANFLEAVKNGARQLECTMNGIGERAGNAALEELVMALHVRRQYFNPFLGRPAESEEPLTNIDTKQIYRTSRMVSNLTGMLVQPNKAIVGANAFAHESGIHQDGVLKNKLTYEIMDAQLIGLTENQIVLGKHSGRNAFRTRLRELGYEPTETELNKAFIRFKEVADKKKEITDWDLEAIVNDEIQQAPDLFKLELVQVSCGSNAKPTATVTLRNPEGDELIDAAIGTGPVDAVYKAINRVINVPNQLIEFSVQSVTAGIDAIGEVTIRLRHEDRVFSGHAANTDIIVASAQAYVNALNRLYAWLQNQPKQEEVTA, encoded by the coding sequence ATGAAAACTCAACCAGAAAAAATTATTATCTTTGACACCACCCTTAGAGATGGCGAACAATGTCCAGGTGCAACTTTAAACATTGATGAAAAGCTTGCTATTGCTAAGCAACTATCACGTTTGGGTGTGGATGTAATTGAAGCTGGTTTTGCCTTTGCAAGTCCTGGAGATTTTGAAGCAGTAAATAAAATTGCTCAAATAGTAGGGACAGAAAATGGGCCTGTAATTTGTAGTTTAGCAAGAGCAAGACAAGAGGATATTAAAGCTGCTGCCCAAGCTATAGCACCAGCTGCAAAAAAGAGAATTCATACTTTTATAGCTACTTCTGATATTCACCTCAAATACAAACTGAGAAAAAGTAGACAAGAGGTGTTAGTGATCGCAGAAGAAATGGTTGCTTATGCGAAAAGTTTTACTGATGATATAGAATTTTCTCCTGAAGATGCGGGACGTTCTGATCCAGAATTTCTCTATGAAGTTTTAGAAAAAGCGATCGCAGCTGGGGCGACAACAGTTAATATTCCTGATACTGTTGGTTACACAACTCCAACAGAATTTGGAGCATTAATTAAAGGAATTAAAGAAAACGTTCCTAATATTGACCAAGCAATTATTTCTGTTCACGGACATAATGATTTAGGTTTAGCCGTTGCTAACTTTTTAGAAGCAGTCAAAAATGGTGCTAGACAGTTAGAATGTACCATGAATGGCATTGGGGAAAGAGCCGGAAATGCAGCCCTAGAAGAATTAGTTATGGCATTACATGTGCGGCGGCAATATTTTAATCCTTTCTTGGGACGCCCAGCAGAATCTGAAGAACCACTCACAAATATCGACACCAAGCAGATTTATAGAACCTCACGCATGGTTTCTAATTTAACAGGAATGCTGGTGCAACCAAACAAAGCAATTGTTGGTGCAAATGCCTTTGCTCACGAATCAGGTATTCACCAAGATGGTGTCTTGAAAAACAAGCTCACCTATGAAATTATGGATGCCCAATTAATTGGTTTGACAGAAAATCAAATTGTGTTGGGCAAGCATTCTGGTAGAAATGCTTTCCGCACACGTTTACGAGAATTGGGTTATGAACCAACAGAAACAGAATTAAACAAAGCATTCATCAGATTCAAAGAAGTAGCAGACAAAAAGAAAGAAATTACAGATTGGGATTTAGAAGCTATAGTTAATGATGAAATCCAACAAGCTCCTGATCTGTTTAAGTTAGAGTTGGTGCAAGTTTCCTGTGGTAGTAACGCCAAACCCACCGCCACAGTCACCCTACGTAACCCAGAAGGTGATGAATTAATCGATGCTGCGATTGGTACAGGCCCTGTAGACGCAGTATACAAAGCTATTAATCGTGTGATCAATGTACCTAACCAATTAATTGAGTTTTCTGTGCAGTCAGTCACAGCTGGAATAGATGCTATCGGGGAAGTAACAATTCGTCTCCGACATGAAGATAGAGTCTTCTCTGGTCATGCGGCAAATACAGATATTATTGTGGCATCGGCACAGGCGTATGTTAACGCCTTGAATAGACTATACGCTTGGTTGCAAAATCAACCCAAGCAAGAGGAAGTAACTGCTTAG
- a CDS encoding NYN domain-containing protein, whose product MGSSMNRLSIFVDGNNMFYAQQKNGWFFDPRRVLEYFRHEQPDTTLINAFWYTGLKDQQDQRGFRDALISLGYTVRTKVLKEYYDDSSGRYSQKANLDIEIVVDMFNTVDQYDRVVLFSGDGDFERAIELLRSKNTHITVVSTEGMIARELRNATDRYIDLNDIRDQIEKVDAL is encoded by the coding sequence ATGGGTTCCTCTATGAATCGTCTGTCTATTTTTGTAGACGGAAATAATATGTTCTATGCTCAACAAAAAAATGGCTGGTTTTTTGATCCGCGACGAGTCTTAGAATACTTTAGACATGAACAGCCAGACACAACCTTAATAAATGCATTCTGGTACACTGGCTTAAAAGATCAACAAGATCAGCGAGGTTTTAGAGATGCTTTAATAAGTTTGGGATATACAGTTAGAACTAAAGTTCTAAAAGAATATTATGATGATTCTTCTGGTCGTTATTCACAAAAAGCGAATTTAGATATAGAAATTGTAGTAGATATGTTTAATACAGTAGATCAATATGATCGAGTTGTTTTATTTAGTGGAGATGGGGATTTTGAAAGAGCAATAGAATTATTACGTTCCAAAAATACTCATATTACAGTAGTATCAACCGAAGGAATGATTGCTAGAGAATTACGCAATGCTACGGATAGATATATAGATTTAAATGATATTCGTGACCAAATAGAAAAAGTAGACGCGTTATAA
- a CDS encoding CHASE2 domain-containing serine/threonine-protein kinase, which produces MAEEPIYTLAKKDVSDPNQTSSKLTKATLTTSVRQTKLMGRLGNLLAGSWAIAAALLSASSFGWVELLENQANSVFFILRGSVVPNEDIVILAIDEQSISVPEQYYKTNPQAYAYLEPLHVFPFRRVAYAQVIEKLVQAGARHVAVDILFDLPSNSKNDRKLQAVLQRYGNKVSLAAIYENSETHQGVFWQLTQPNQMFRTGSVSIGSVNFPKEVDDKVHRLASEFPKLLEAQEGFVPTDKIPSFDEAVLRAAQINYPRPKGDRIYFYGSAGTFEMYPFWHVLDPENWNTYLQQGKVFKDKIVLIGVTSQSAKDYYLVPAASSWLYPEPMSGVEIHANAIATLMEGKSIAQAIHTAPLRGLFVFSLVGICAIVIAKSKYVIRRFLYSVILAISWGGISYVLFIYGQLIFPASIPIIAIAGIGLSYLATEAAKEILRKHQLLIIFNKYKSSPVVQEIISQQDDLQDLLQQLDIALSGKILGGRYKIVKVLGAGGFSETYIAEDMQLPGNPLCVVKQLKPATHKPEQLAVARRLFNAEAQTLQKLGTYNQIPQLFAYFEQEEEFYLVQEYIDGHALSQEMLPGKQLAEDELIEILRELLQILIFVHQNGVIHRDIKPSNIIRRESDNKLILIDFGAVKEVTTQILGSQEQTAFTIGIGTKGYAPTEQCFGRPQYNSDIYAIGMIAIKALTGIPPHELEKDASGELQWIHKANISPAFAEIISKMVQEDFQQRYQSATEPLQALNNLINRENKYTSLNNHSLLNSVSFRESDIPTTPWVEVPEDTLIQENRQQEGRTDES; this is translated from the coding sequence ATGGCGGAAGAACCTATATATACATTAGCTAAAAAAGATGTCTCAGATCCTAATCAAACCTCAAGTAAATTAACAAAAGCAACTCTGACAACATCAGTACGTCAGACAAAGCTAATGGGGCGCTTAGGTAATTTACTTGCTGGTAGTTGGGCAATTGCAGCAGCACTGCTGAGTGCTTCCAGTTTTGGCTGGGTAGAATTACTAGAAAATCAAGCAAATTCTGTCTTTTTTATTCTCCGAGGCTCAGTAGTTCCCAACGAAGATATTGTGATTTTGGCAATTGACGAACAGTCGATATCAGTGCCAGAACAGTATTACAAAACAAATCCGCAAGCCTATGCTTACTTAGAACCATTGCATGTCTTTCCTTTTCGACGTGTAGCATATGCCCAAGTCATTGAAAAGTTAGTGCAAGCAGGAGCACGCCATGTAGCCGTAGATATATTGTTTGACTTACCAAGTAATAGTAAAAACGATCGCAAATTACAAGCGGTTTTACAGCGTTATGGAAATAAGGTTTCCTTAGCCGCAATTTACGAAAATTCTGAAACTCACCAAGGTGTTTTTTGGCAATTAACCCAACCGAATCAGATGTTTCGTACAGGTTCAGTATCAATAGGTTCGGTGAATTTTCCCAAAGAGGTTGATGATAAAGTACACCGTTTAGCTAGCGAGTTTCCTAAATTATTAGAGGCTCAAGAAGGTTTTGTTCCTACCGATAAAATTCCCTCTTTTGATGAAGCTGTTTTAAGGGCAGCTCAAATCAATTATCCTCGACCAAAAGGCGATCGCATATATTTTTATGGCAGTGCGGGTACTTTTGAAATGTATCCATTTTGGCATGTACTCGACCCGGAAAATTGGAATACTTATTTACAACAAGGCAAGGTATTCAAAGACAAAATTGTCCTGATTGGAGTCACATCCCAATCAGCGAAAGATTATTACTTAGTACCAGCGGCTTCTAGTTGGTTATATCCAGAACCAATGTCGGGAGTAGAAATTCATGCCAATGCGATCGCAACTTTGATGGAAGGAAAAAGCATTGCCCAAGCTATTCACACTGCACCTTTACGTGGTTTATTTGTGTTTAGTTTAGTAGGCATATGTGCAATAGTTATTGCTAAAAGCAAGTATGTAATTAGAAGATTTTTGTACAGTGTAATTCTTGCTATTAGTTGGGGAGGAATTAGTTATGTATTATTTATCTACGGTCAGTTAATTTTCCCTGCTAGCATCCCAATCATAGCTATCGCTGGAATTGGATTATCCTATTTAGCAACGGAAGCAGCTAAGGAAATTTTGAGAAAACATCAATTATTAATCATTTTTAATAAGTACAAATCTTCTCCCGTTGTTCAAGAAATTATCAGCCAACAAGATGACTTGCAGGATTTACTTCAACAACTGGATATAGCATTATCAGGAAAAATCTTGGGCGGACGCTATAAAATTGTCAAAGTACTTGGTGCAGGAGGATTCAGCGAAACTTACATAGCTGAAGATATGCAACTCCCAGGTAATCCTTTGTGTGTGGTCAAGCAACTAAAACCAGCTACTCATAAACCTGAACAATTGGCAGTTGCTAGACGATTATTTAATGCAGAAGCTCAAACATTGCAAAAATTGGGAACATATAACCAAATACCCCAACTTTTCGCTTACTTTGAACAAGAAGAAGAATTCTATTTAGTTCAAGAATACATCGATGGTCATGCTCTCAGTCAAGAAATGCTACCTGGCAAACAACTTGCAGAAGACGAATTGATTGAGATTTTGCGAGAATTATTGCAAATATTGATATTTGTCCATCAAAATGGTGTGATTCACCGAGATATTAAACCTAGCAATATCATCCGCCGAGAATCAGATAACAAGCTGATACTAATTGACTTCGGTGCTGTTAAAGAAGTAACCACTCAAATATTGGGTAGTCAAGAACAAACCGCCTTTACAATTGGCATTGGTACTAAAGGTTATGCACCCACTGAGCAATGTTTTGGGCGTCCACAATATAATAGTGACATTTATGCAATTGGCATGATTGCCATTAAAGCGCTAACTGGCATCCCTCCTCACGAACTGGAAAAAGATGCTAGTGGTGAATTGCAATGGATACACAAAGCAAATATTAGCCCTGCCTTTGCTGAAATTATCTCTAAAATGGTGCAGGAAGACTTTCAACAGCGTTATCAGTCTGCAACAGAACCACTACAGGCACTCAACAACTTAATTAATCGCGAAAACAAATACACTTCACTCAACAATCACTCATTATTGAATTCTGTTTCTTTTAGAGAGTCAGATATTCCCACTACACCTTGGGTTGAAGTCCCAGAAGATACTTTAATACAAGAAAATAGACAGCAAGAAGGCAGAACAGATGAAAGCTGA